One Pecten maximus unplaced genomic scaffold, xPecMax1.1, whole genome shotgun sequence genomic window, AGTGATACCGTACAgagtacatgtgtacatcatgtcgggtacagtgatatcgtacagggtacatgtgtacatcgtgtTGTGTACAGTtatatcgtacagggtacatgtgtacatcgtgtCGGGTACAGTGGCATCGTAcatggtacatgtgtacatcgtgttgtgtacagtgatatcgtaaAGAGTACATGTTTTCATCGTGTTGTGCACAGTGATACCGCAcagggtacatatatacatcgtgtcgggtacagtgatatcgtacaggtacatgtgtacatcgtgttgtgtacagtgatatcacacagggtacatgtgtacatcttgTCAGGTACAGTGATATAAtacagggtacatgtgtacatcgtgtCGGTAAAGTGAGTACGTTGATAAGATATAGGCTACAGGTGGGTATGGTGTCGGTAACATTATTACGGTCAAAGGGTAAGAGAGGCATTTTTTTCGGGTACTGTGTTATGGGTACatggtacgggagacatggtgtccgGTAGTGTTACGGGTATAGGGTACGGGACATGGTGTCGGGAACAATATTACGGGCACATGGTAcaggagacatggtgtcgggtacagtgttacgggtacagggtacgggacACATGGTGTCGAGAACAATAGTACGGGTACAGGGTACAGGatacatggtgtcgggtacagtgttacgggtacagggtacgggacACATGGTTTCTGGTACAGTGTTATGGTACAGGGTagtggagacatggtgtcggtaACAGTTTTAAGTGTTCAGGGTAcaggagacatggtgtcgggtacaaTGTTACAGGTTCGGGGTACGGGACACATGGTGTCGAGAGCAATAGTACGGGTACAGGGTACAGGatacatggtgtcgggtacagtgttacgggtacagggtacgggacACATGGTTTCTGGTACAGTGTTATGGTACAGGGTagtggagacatggtgtcggtaACAGTTTTAAGTGTTCAGGGTAcaggagacatggtgtcgggtacaaTGTTACAGGTTCGGGGTACGGGACACATGGTGTCGGGAACAATATTACGGGTTCGGGGTACGGGAAACATGGTGTCTGGTACAGTGTTACTGGTTCAGAGTATGGGAGACATGttgtcgggtacagtgttacgggtacagggtacgggacACATGGTTTCTGGTACAGTGTTATGGTACAGGGTagtggagacatggtgtcgggtacagtgttacgggtacagggtacgggacACATGGTTTCTGGTACAGTGTTATGGTACAGGGTagtggagacatggtgtcggtaACAGTTTTAAGTGTTCAGGGTAcaggagacatggtgtcgggtacaaTGTTACAGGTTCGGGGTACGGGACACATGGTGTCGGGAACAATATTACGGGTTCggggtacgggagacatggtgtctgGTACAGTGTTACTGGTTCAGAGTATGGGAGACATGttgtcgggtacagtgttacgggtacaTTGTTACGGGTATAGGGTACGGGAGACACGGTGTCGGGTATagtgttacgggtacagggtacTGAGACATGGtatcgggtacagtgttacgggtacagggtacggaagacatggtgtcgggtacagtgttacgggtacagggtacggaagacatggtgtcgggtacagtgttacgggtacagggtaTGGGATACATGGTGTCGGGTATAGTGTTAtgggtacagggtacgggataCATGGTGTCGGCACAGAgttacgggtacagggtacgggagacacGGTGTCGGGTATagtgttacgggtacagggtacaggagacatggtgtcgggtacaggATATGGGATACATGGTGTCGGGTATAGTGTTAcgggtacgggagacatggtgtcgggtaaAGTGTTacggtacagggtacgggagacattTTGTggggtacagtgttacgggtacagggtacgggagacacGGTGTCTGAtacagtgttacgggtacagggtatgggagacatggtgtcgggtagTGTTATGGGTTCGGGATAAGGGAGGCATTATGtcgggtacagggtacgggagacatgcTTCACAAAATGTACGACAATACTCAGGAACAGATTGTAAACTATGATggatatttatgatatttatttatgatttttgtAAACGACTTGTAAGTAGTCAGGTTCTCACGAAAAATGATAtgcattattttgatatcaatacaaaaaaaatgtttatgtgaTATCATACTAGAACAAGTGTTAAATATcttaaatagataaaatattgcGGTTTATTGTGAATATCATTTCATAAATGCGGGTAATTTTCCTCTAAAAAATTGTTGGCAAATATTTGCGAGACGATTCATGATGTTCTAACAGCTcgttatttaatgttttaaaaataaaatcgaCATTATTTTGTCGGAGTTATACGAATAGACGTAACAGCCGGACAATTAATGGACTCGCTAAACAGCTGATTTAATGTTGTCGGGGAGGGATTTCAACTACAGGAATAAACAAAATGTAGGAAAAAATAGAAACGGAAATAGTCATTGCGTTTTCACGCCAATTGTTCACACCGGTCCGGCTTATCATGATAACTTAACAATTTAATCCTACGCATCAAATTTAATGTTTACACACTTGTAGACGAGGTTTCCGTTagtaagtttatataacggACACATACCggaaataaatatgatatatatatatatatatgaattgaaaGCTCTCTCCTTCTGTGTTATTTAGAATATTTTTATTCCAACACAAAACTAAATTaaaaggagagaaaaaaaagttgttCGACTTAgccatttatttaaaattttatattttatatcagtATCCGTGTCAGTAGTCCGTGTCGGgcaaaatttaaaatgtctaTCGTAAATGTGTTCGGCGGTGGGTATGTATACAGTTGCGTGATCGCACAATACACCCAACACAGCGTGTACACACCGTATATACATCACGATTAAATCGTACTATCGGACGAAAATGTGTAATAAATTGTAGTCCgtatcaaattttaaatgaagtTGTAACCATCTCCATTGACCGATTCAGATGTATAGTACATATCTTACATATTTCTTAATTTTCCTACCGTAGATACTCGACGCTTCAGGAAACATTCTACAATATAGTATATACCCGAAACACTATATGATCTTATAGAAAAGAAACGTTTTAATCAGATATGTGTATATAAGGAATAACTTGCCAGACTATACGGAATGTGTCGTATTaaggatgtatatataaataacaatcaTTTTACATATCAGGTTAACTTTATAGATGAAACTGTATCTATTAACATGAAATTTTAATGTGTTCATGGAGATAACTTTTAATTAATTTACCGGTGATTTAATCAATTACATATAATAAATTTAGACGAATTATACGCATAAAgcgcaatttgtaataaaccTTAGttcataaaatattaacataacgTTTAATGTTGCCCTATCCGGAATTATGATACCGCCCGCCGCCAgtgatctgtatattatatacgaAAAGGAAGTAAAGGAATGACTCGTCGCCTGTAAACGATCGATGATTTTATCGTAGTTTAGAGCATTCTAGGGTGAGTATTACGTCTAAAACTGACATTGATACTCCTACTTACTGTAATATACACAGCAGATAGGATAGacggtataatatatatattatatgcatTTGTAAGCTGATAAACATCCTCTGTATTCAGAGCTTTACAAAGCGAAAGTGAAAACGCGACATCCTGTTGTGTGAGTTCTTGGTATTACGTAAATGTCGTAGAGTCAGTGATTATTATTTCCTGACTGTCAAACGTCCGGTTATAGACGTATGATTACAGGGGCATGTCAAGTCTTATATTagaaatagtcagaaatacctatatttcaatatataggtatttctggctagttTTGaaataagactagacatgcccccGTGGTATAATCATGTTAAGAGAGACCGTTGTAGAATTCTGGAATACTCTATGATTATTaatttgttgtttagaagacAGACCAGCGATCATAATCATGTTTATTCAAGTAATGTATTTGactaataaataataaattataacattGTGAATTATCAGGAAAAGATTCGTTCTGAAATAAACCTGTAAAATACTATTGTTTGTACCACCGGCGTCTGCGTCTGGTTAGTATGAATATGAGTAGAGATGATATTTGTTTATAGTAATACTAACaagatgcagacgcctgtgtcacattggtacattgtaacaaactaGGCTGTCCGAGATCGATTTTCTTCTTCATTTTGACTCCGGCTTTTTTCAGGCTTCCATCTGGCAAATCAGGTGTGATTGAAATAATTTGATacaacttgtttgttttgtctagTAATGTTAGTAATGTGTGaagtcctatcaacaactaaggTAACTTAAGGGTACAGCCTTCCCTGTATGCGAGACGCATGCGTGAGGTGAATCCGTGCGTATGTCCGTCTCCTTATGGTTTAGTGGAACTGATATACAAATTGCTGCGTTATTGTAACGTAAATAAAGTTTCCATTTACATCTGGTGTAATATAACTTATTAAGAAATGGTGGCTTTAGCTCAGtgcattgttttattatatatatctaaaatgtttATTGAATGAGAGATTATGAGGCTCGGCAAGTCTCGGTAGTAACAGATTCATGTTCCCCATACTATCAGCCCTGGTCGATATAAAGCAAAAAGTGAAAAGATGTAGCGATAAAATTTTAAGAGTTTGCTCTTATTGTTTACGGAATTATGAATCATAACGGGAGAAAGAgtgaaaatgaatatttaacaaataaaaagtcagtaaattgtaaaatttgtaaaaacTGTTAGGGAAAAATAATAGCGTGAATTTTTCCCCTTTTCAGGTCACTGTATATCCTTCGTGAACCTTAAAATGGCTGAAGGTGGACACCCTCCAGAACTGGACATACACTTACTGGAATGTCCTATCTGTCTGGAGCGACTTCAAAAACCAAAGTCCTTACCCTGTCTCCACTGCTTCTGTCAGGAATGTCTCGGGACCTACATCACCAAGGAGTTGTCTGGGAAGATGgcgtcagaaacatccttcccTTGTCCTGTCTGTAGGAGGGTGACCCCGCCTGTCAATCCTGTGGACTCTAAGGATAAGTGGGCAGATCAGTTCCCAACTAACGCTGTCATCCAGGACCTAATTCAGCTCAAGGAACGATCGTCTGAACCACTGTACTGTAAACCCTGTCAGAAAAAAGGTAACATGACCAACCCTGCGCAATTCTGGTGCAAGGACATGGCAGTGAACTTTTGCGATGATTGTAAGGTGCAATTCCACGATATTTTGCACAATGAATGCGGTATCTTAGATATCAGTGGATATGGTAATAACCGGACGAATCTGGAAAAGTCAGTCCCTCGATGTGACCAGCACGATAAGAAGAAGGTTTGGTATTGTGAGGACCATCAACTCTTAGGATGCAGCATATGTATGTTGGAATTCCACAGATGTTGTGAAGAGGTGACAACAGCTATGAAGTATTTTCAGAGATTAAAAGATGGTTCACAGCTAGCAGACATGCAAGATTCCTTGAAGAAAAACGCCGACGTTATTGACATAATAGTGAAGGATTTTGATGAACAGCTTCAAAATCTGGTACAGAACCAGGAAACAGCACTACAGAGTATCACCGATCTACGTCAAAAGGTCGATAAACGGCTAAACACGCTACAGAAGGACGTCACAGACAAGTTGATCGCGTCGTTCAAAGAGGAGAAGAGAAACATGGAGTCGTCATTACGGCAGTGTGAACGTCTGATGAATAGTATGTTAAATACTATGAAGTCGTCCGTTACCGCCGTAGAGGGAAATGACCACATTGAGACGATAGTGTTGTACCAGAGAGGACATGCAGAGGTGGAGTCATGTAAGGCCCTGATAACGGACATGAGAAAGTCGTACACGTCCGTCAGAATCAAGCATCATGTTACAAATGAACACGGAAATCTTGATGACGACGCAATGGGAAAGATCATAATCGAGAAACATTCACGACGTTTGCGTGGCAACCATGGTGATCTAGAACCACCCTTGTTAGAACGCGAAGTGAAGGAAATCGGAAAGTTCAACATAAAGATTCCGTCAGATAAAGATAATTGCTGTGCCCGTGGTGTTGTTTACCTCCCATGTGATCAAATAGTTGTAAGTGATTACAACAACAAGAAGCTGAAGCTGTTTACAGACAAAGGACAGTTACTGGACGAGTTGTCCATTCGAGGACGTCCCAATGATCTGTGTCTGGTAGACAACAACACTGTGGCGGTCGCTGTCTCCGGTCCTGGTGGTATACATGTCGTGAAAGTCGAGGCATCAAAACTCTCCATGTCGTCTGAGATCAGGATGTCAAATGGTGAGGACTGTTATGGTATAACACGTACAGACGGGAGGTTTATCGTGGGTACATATGGAGGTGGAGTATACAGTGTAACCCAGGACGGCGTGGCTGACTTGTtacatcagtataacagtacCTGTTGGTCACTCACACATGACTCAGTAAAGGGAGACACACTCGTCAGTGTCTATAGCGACACCATGGGAGACGTCGTGGTGTCCAGACTGTCGGCTGATAAACGTCACACAGACGTGATGAAGGTCGGCGTCGTGAGTCGTCCCAGGGTAATAGACGTAGACAGGGAGGGAAACATCTACGTGTGTGGTTATAAATCACACAACGTCGTACAGATGTCTGGGGACGGGACACACGTCAGGGAATTGCTGTCATCTGACGGAATTAAATACCCATGGGCAATATCGATCAATGGTAACAGATTCGTAGTCACTCGACATCTTAACTCGTTCCGTGGCGAAGATGAGGATAATTATATTCGGGTCTTTCAGCTCTACTAGTGTGAATAGAAGATTAGATCCCCTTGTCGAGAAATGTGTTGTTTACTCAAGTAATCGGCGTCACCATCTTCCAAACACTGATGCGTGATACAGTTGTCTCCTGA contains:
- the LOC117319364 gene encoding transcription intermediary factor 1-beta-like, with the translated sequence MAEGGHPPELDIHLLECPICLERLQKPKSLPCLHCFCQECLGTYITKELSGKMASETSFPCPVCRRVTPPVNPVDSKDKWADQFPTNAVIQDLIQLKERSSEPLYCKPCQKKGNMTNPAQFWCKDMAVNFCDDCKVQFHDILHNECGILDISGYGNNRTNLEKSVPRCDQHDKKKVWYCEDHQLLGCSICMLEFHRCCEEVTTAMKYFQRLKDGSQLADMQDSLKKNADVIDIIVKDFDEQLQNLVQNQETALQSITDLRQKVDKRLNTLQKDVTDKLIASFKEEKRNMESSLRQCERLMNSMLNTMKSSVTAVEGNDHIETIVLYQRGHAEVESCKALITDMRKSYTSVRIKHHVTNEHGNLDDDAMGKIIIEKHSRRLRGNHGDLEPPLLEREVKEIGKFNIKIPSDKDNCCARGVVYLPCDQIVVSDYNNKKLKLFTDKGQLLDELSIRGRPNDLCLVDNNTVAVAVSGPGGIHVVKVEASKLSMSSEIRMSNGEDCYGITRTDGRFIVGTYGGGVYSVTQDGVADLLHQYNSTCWSLTHDSVKGDTLVSVYSDTMGDVVVSRLSADKRHTDVMKVGVVSRPRVIDVDREGNIYVCGYKSHNVVQMSGDGTHVRELLSSDGIKYPWAISINGNRFVVTRHLNSFRGEDEDNYIRVFQLY